One Arthrobacter sp. FW306-07-I genomic window carries:
- the serB gene encoding phosphoserine phosphatase SerB: MTSNVTAVSYGLNVTPAGLEQLRSVLDSHGAEVLAETESGDNRYRVHILELALPDATAAGLAALRRGVAESATDGFDTAIVPAALRTAARKLLIMDVDSTLIQQEVIELLAAYAGKREEVAAVTEAAMRGELDFAQSLHARVAVLAGLPADVVHSVRQEVKLSEGAEQLVAAFKAAGHTVAVVSGGFNQILEPIAADLGLDYWQANELEIVDGALTGRVLGAVVDRAAKEKYLREWAAAEGIALEHTIAVGDGANDLDMLGAAGIGVAFNAKPAVRAVADAALNMPYLDAVRHVAGV; encoded by the coding sequence ATGACTTCGAACGTGACTGCGGTCAGCTATGGCCTGAATGTGACCCCTGCCGGGCTGGAGCAGCTGCGTTCCGTCCTTGATTCGCACGGCGCCGAGGTGCTGGCCGAAACGGAGTCAGGAGACAACCGTTATCGGGTCCACATCCTTGAACTGGCCCTTCCCGACGCCACCGCTGCGGGGCTCGCCGCACTGCGCCGCGGCGTGGCGGAATCCGCAACGGACGGCTTTGACACTGCCATCGTGCCCGCCGCCCTTCGCACTGCGGCCCGCAAGCTGCTGATCATGGATGTGGACTCCACCCTGATCCAACAGGAGGTCATCGAACTCCTGGCCGCCTACGCGGGGAAGCGGGAGGAGGTCGCAGCCGTAACGGAGGCTGCGATGCGTGGTGAGCTGGACTTCGCCCAAAGCCTGCACGCCAGAGTGGCCGTACTCGCGGGGCTGCCGGCCGACGTCGTCCATTCCGTCCGCCAGGAAGTGAAGCTCAGCGAAGGCGCCGAGCAGTTGGTGGCCGCGTTCAAGGCCGCAGGCCACACCGTGGCGGTGGTGTCCGGCGGATTCAACCAGATCCTGGAGCCGATCGCCGCCGACCTGGGCCTGGACTACTGGCAGGCCAACGAACTGGAGATTGTCGACGGCGCGCTGACCGGCAGGGTGCTGGGCGCCGTGGTGGATAGGGCTGCGAAGGAAAAGTACCTGCGGGAGTGGGCTGCCGCCGAGGGTATCGCGCTTGAACACACCATCGCCGTGGGTGATGGCGCCAACGACCTGGACATGCTGGGCGCCGCCGGGATCGGGGTGGCTTTCAACGCCAAGCCTGCCGTCCGCGCCGTGGCCGACGCAGCACTGAACATGCCGTACCTGGACGCGGTCCGCCACGTCGCCGGCGTCTGA
- a CDS encoding ABC transporter ATP-binding protein — MSDVLELDSVSVVRGKKTLLDKVDWQVNEGERWVILGPNGAGKTTLLQIAAARLHPSSGTAGILDEILGRVDVFELRPRIGLSSAALATQIPEHENVLNVVVTAAYGVTGRWREGYERDDERRAFRLLNDWGMGPLLNRTFATLSEGERKRVQIARALMTDPELLLLDEPGAGLDLGGREELVHKLAELARDEAAPAMVLVTHHLEEVPPGFTHAMLLRDGGVVAAGPITEVLTEEHLSTTFGLPLAVTENAGRYTATARR, encoded by the coding sequence ATGAGTGATGTTCTGGAACTGGACTCCGTCAGCGTTGTCCGAGGCAAAAAGACCCTGCTGGACAAGGTTGACTGGCAGGTTAACGAGGGCGAGCGGTGGGTCATTCTCGGCCCCAACGGCGCCGGCAAGACCACCCTTCTCCAGATCGCGGCGGCCCGGCTCCACCCCAGCAGCGGAACGGCCGGCATCCTCGACGAAATCCTGGGCCGCGTTGACGTGTTCGAGCTCCGGCCCCGCATCGGTCTCTCCTCCGCAGCCCTTGCCACCCAGATCCCCGAACACGAGAACGTCTTGAACGTTGTGGTTACCGCTGCCTATGGCGTCACCGGCCGCTGGCGCGAAGGCTACGAGCGCGACGACGAACGGCGCGCCTTCCGGCTGCTGAACGACTGGGGCATGGGGCCGCTGCTCAACAGGACGTTCGCCACCCTGTCAGAGGGCGAGCGCAAGCGCGTCCAGATTGCCCGGGCCCTGATGACGGACCCCGAACTGCTCCTGCTGGATGAGCCGGGCGCCGGACTGGACCTGGGCGGCCGCGAAGAGCTGGTGCACAAGCTCGCCGAGCTTGCCCGCGATGAAGCGGCTCCTGCCATGGTCCTGGTCACGCACCACCTGGAGGAAGTCCCGCCGGGGTTCACCCACGCCATGCTGCTGCGTGACGGCGGAGTTGTAGCTGCCGGTCCCATTACCGAGGTCCTGACCGAAGAACACCTCAGCACCACCTTCGGGCTGCCGCTTGCGGTGACCGAGAACGCGGGACGTTACACCGCCACAGCACGCCGCTAG
- a CDS encoding sulfite exporter TauE/SafE family protein, whose product MEFFSSIIVFIAGLWAGTINAVVGSGTLVTFPVLIALGVAPVTASMSNAMGLVFGTGAGAFGYRRELAGRARQVMRLLPASVLGGITGAYLLLHLPEKVFHYVAPVLLVLAMLMVVFQPRLQDWVRKREADPAQAAKDKRHGILLLVLVYLAGVYGGYFVAAQGILLVGILGVFLTGTIQNANAMKNFLVLGVNMVAAISYLLFAFDRVNWLVVLLIAVSSTIGGLMGAKVGRKLSPRVLRAVIFSLGLVALAVMIANLLQ is encoded by the coding sequence TTGGAATTCTTCAGCAGCATCATTGTGTTCATCGCCGGGCTGTGGGCCGGCACCATCAACGCCGTGGTGGGCTCCGGGACCCTGGTCACCTTCCCAGTGCTCATCGCCTTGGGCGTTGCCCCGGTAACCGCCTCCATGAGCAACGCGATGGGCCTGGTCTTCGGCACGGGCGCCGGGGCCTTCGGGTACCGCCGTGAGCTGGCGGGCCGTGCGCGGCAGGTCATGCGCCTGCTGCCGGCGTCGGTGCTTGGCGGCATCACCGGCGCCTATCTCCTGCTTCACCTGCCCGAAAAGGTCTTCCACTATGTGGCCCCGGTCCTGCTGGTCCTGGCCATGTTGATGGTCGTGTTCCAGCCGCGGCTGCAGGACTGGGTGCGCAAGCGCGAGGCCGATCCGGCGCAGGCCGCCAAAGACAAACGCCACGGGATCCTCCTGCTGGTCCTGGTCTACCTGGCCGGAGTCTACGGCGGCTACTTCGTGGCAGCGCAGGGGATCCTGCTGGTGGGCATCCTTGGCGTGTTCCTCACCGGCACCATCCAGAACGCAAATGCCATGAAGAACTTCCTGGTCCTCGGCGTGAATATGGTCGCCGCCATCTCCTACCTGCTGTTCGCCTTCGACCGTGTCAACTGGCTGGTGGTGCTGCTGATCGCTGTGAGTTCCACCATCGGCGGCCTCATGGGCGCGAAGGTGGGCCGCAAGCTGTCGCCCCGCGTCCTGCGTGCCGTGATCTTCAGCCTGGGCCTCGTGGCCCTCGCCGTCATGATCGCCAACCTGCTGCAATAA
- a CDS encoding TrmH family RNA methyltransferase, with translation MTFHYLESADDPRVSDYTTLTDVHLRKLREPAEGMYIAESSRVLRRALAAGHQPRSFFLAEKWVADLDDVFKAYPDVPVFIGSAALLEEITGFHLHRGAMAAMQRPAPVPLPGLLAGARRVAVLEDIVDHTNVGAIFRSAAALDIDAVLVSPRCGDPLYRRSVRVSMGTVFQVPWARLHNWPGDLQVLKNHGFTVAALELTPDAEDVDAVASRNLDKLALVLGTEGAGMSPETLAAVDLAVKIPMRNGVDSLNVAAASAVAFWELRARA, from the coding sequence GTGACTTTCCACTACCTCGAATCCGCCGACGACCCCCGGGTCAGCGACTACACCACGCTCACCGACGTGCACCTGCGCAAGCTCCGCGAACCGGCCGAGGGCATGTACATCGCCGAGTCGTCGCGGGTGCTGCGCCGGGCGCTGGCCGCCGGGCACCAGCCACGGTCGTTCTTCCTCGCCGAGAAGTGGGTGGCGGACCTCGACGACGTCTTCAAGGCGTACCCGGACGTACCGGTTTTTATCGGCTCGGCAGCCCTGCTGGAGGAAATCACCGGCTTCCACCTGCACCGCGGGGCCATGGCGGCGATGCAGCGCCCTGCCCCGGTGCCGCTGCCGGGGCTCCTGGCCGGGGCCCGCCGCGTGGCCGTGCTGGAGGACATCGTGGACCACACCAATGTGGGGGCCATCTTCCGCTCCGCAGCGGCGCTCGATATCGACGCCGTCCTGGTTTCCCCGCGGTGCGGTGATCCGCTGTACCGCCGCAGTGTCAGGGTGAGCATGGGCACCGTGTTCCAGGTTCCCTGGGCGCGCCTGCACAACTGGCCCGGCGACCTCCAGGTGCTGAAGAACCACGGCTTCACCGTCGCGGCACTGGAACTGACGCCCGACGCGGAGGACGTCGACGCCGTCGCCTCCCGGAACCTGGACAAGCTCGCCCTGGTGCTCGGCACCGAGGGTGCCGGCATGAGCCCGGAGACCCTCGCCGCCGTCGACCTCGCCGTAAAGATCCCCATGCGCAACGGCGTGGATTCCCTCAACGTAGCCGCCGCTTCCGCCGTGGCCTTTTGGGAGCTTCGCGCGCGGGCCTAA
- a CDS encoding type B 50S ribosomal protein L31, whose product MKSDTHPKYEAVVFNDLASGTKFLTRSTVSSSKTIEWEDGNTYPVIDVEISSESHPFYTGKQRIMDSAGRVERFNARFKGFGGKK is encoded by the coding sequence GTGAAGTCTGATACCCACCCGAAGTACGAAGCTGTTGTCTTCAACGACCTGGCCTCCGGCACCAAGTTCCTGACCCGCTCCACTGTGTCTTCCTCCAAGACCATTGAGTGGGAAGACGGGAACACCTACCCGGTCATCGACGTCGAAATCTCTTCCGAGTCCCACCCGTTCTACACGGGCAAGCAGCGCATCATGGACTCTGCAGGCCGCGTCGAGCGCTTCAACGCTCGCTTCAAGGGCTTCGGCGGCAAGAAGTAA
- a CDS encoding lipoate--protein ligase family protein has product MTQSPFPAPEAASNQRLHGEYKVPGGKLVVVDLTVVDGALADVSVSGDFFLEPDEALADINRALTGLPETTPAKDLAAAVSAALPTGAVLFGFSADAVAVTVRRALAKATSWGDHDWNIIAPTVLPTEINVALDEVLTEAVGAGERTPTLRFWDWQEPSVVIGSFQSVQNEVDPEGVAKHGINVVRRISGGGAMFMEAGNCITYSLYLPQTLVDGLSFADSYPFLDAWVMAALKKLGINAFYIPLNDIATDQGKIGGAAQKRLANGGMLHHVTMSYDIDADKMVEVLRIGKEKLSDKGTRSAKKRVDPLRRQTGLARMAIIEAMIEVFSERYGATPSQLAGHELAAAEERVATKFGTEEWLHRVP; this is encoded by the coding sequence ATGACCCAGTCACCTTTCCCCGCCCCTGAAGCCGCCAGCAACCAGCGCCTGCACGGTGAATATAAGGTGCCCGGCGGCAAGCTGGTGGTGGTGGACCTGACCGTGGTGGACGGCGCCCTTGCGGACGTCTCCGTCAGCGGCGACTTCTTCCTGGAACCGGACGAGGCACTGGCAGACATCAACCGCGCGCTGACCGGGCTCCCCGAGACCACTCCCGCTAAAGACCTCGCCGCGGCCGTCAGCGCAGCGCTGCCAACTGGAGCGGTCCTGTTCGGCTTCTCTGCCGATGCGGTGGCCGTCACCGTCCGCCGGGCGCTGGCCAAGGCCACCTCGTGGGGAGACCACGACTGGAACATCATCGCGCCCACCGTGCTTCCCACCGAAATCAACGTCGCCCTGGACGAGGTGCTCACGGAAGCCGTTGGCGCGGGGGAGCGTACCCCCACCCTGCGGTTCTGGGACTGGCAGGAGCCGTCGGTGGTCATCGGCAGCTTCCAGTCCGTGCAGAACGAGGTGGACCCCGAGGGCGTTGCCAAACACGGCATCAACGTGGTCCGGCGGATCAGCGGTGGCGGCGCCATGTTCATGGAGGCCGGCAACTGCATCACCTACTCGCTCTACCTGCCCCAGACCCTCGTGGACGGGCTGAGCTTCGCGGACTCCTACCCCTTCCTGGACGCCTGGGTCATGGCCGCACTGAAGAAGCTTGGCATCAACGCGTTCTACATCCCGTTGAATGACATCGCCACGGACCAGGGCAAGATCGGCGGCGCCGCACAGAAACGGCTGGCAAACGGCGGCATGCTGCACCACGTCACCATGAGCTACGACATCGACGCCGACAAGATGGTGGAGGTCCTCCGGATCGGCAAGGAGAAACTCTCCGACAAAGGCACCCGCAGCGCCAAGAAGCGCGTGGACCCGCTGCGCCGCCAGACCGGCCTGGCCCGGATGGCGATCATCGAGGCGATGATCGAGGTGTTCAGCGAGCGCTACGGGGCAACGCCGTCACAGCTGGCGGGACACGAACTGGCCGCCGCCGAGGAACGGGTGGCCACCAAGTTCGGGACCGAGGAGTGGCTCCACCGCGTCCCGTAG
- the pepN gene encoding aminopeptidase N, which translates to MSNENLQRREAAERSALISTTSYDISLDVRQAADPAVAGYTSRSVITFTAEPGSSTFLDFIGSSVHSVLLNGKGLPVEDVVDGARIRLDNLRAENQVSVTGTALYSRSGEGMHRFVDPADGQCYLYTQYEPADARRVFANFEQPDLKAAYTFHVMAPADWHVASNGAEVKRTLLTSDPATACWDFATTLPMSTYITTVLAGPYFKAEESWQATLDDGTRLDVPLALYCRASMAESFDTDHLFELTRKGLDFFNRLFDYPYPWGKYDQAFVPEYNLGAMENPGLVTFTESYVFTSRATDAQYQGRANTLLHEMAHMWFGDLVTMQWWDDLWLKESFADYMGTLGVDRATDWDTAWVNFANKRKAWAYVQDQLPTTHPIVADIPDLEAAKQNFDGITYAKGASVLKQLVAYVGFDAFIAGSREYFRKHAYGNTSLADLLAALDAASGRELSGWARQWLQTSGISTLSLDFAAEGAPEGAAADDDGVPGRVAIVQEATDPVTGHEELRPHRLRVGSYDFDAEGALVRTGSIETDVAGARTELPQLAGQPRPALLLVNDDDLTYAKVRLDPASEAAVRSSLDRIADPMARALCWTSLWNSARDGESPASLYVDAVAAFAPAETGIGVLLNVLDNATTAVERYTPADGRASVRSAFLAAAAAELDRATPGSDQQLAWARTLATLSRHDGSLLPRLRGLLDGSAPVEGLAVDAELRWHLWHALAANGQAGAAELDAELARDTTASGRAGHATAMASRPDPAVKAAAWHASVEGTELSNQLLTATISGFTTAPPALLEPYVEPYFDCLRTVWDERSIEIASRIVRGLYPAAQDLAAGTQPEEHPVVRRTDEWLAATPEAPHALRRIIIEQRSHLLRALTAQAAVVPHHSSIAP; encoded by the coding sequence GTGTCGAATGAGAATCTGCAGCGCCGCGAAGCCGCCGAACGTTCAGCCCTGATCAGCACCACCAGCTACGACATCTCCCTGGATGTGCGGCAGGCAGCTGATCCGGCAGTCGCCGGTTACACCAGCCGCAGCGTCATCACCTTCACGGCCGAGCCCGGCTCCAGCACATTCCTGGACTTCATCGGCAGCAGCGTTCACAGTGTGCTCCTCAACGGCAAGGGACTGCCGGTGGAGGACGTGGTGGACGGCGCACGGATCCGGCTGGACAACCTGCGGGCCGAAAACCAGGTCTCGGTCACCGGAACCGCGCTGTACAGCCGCTCCGGCGAGGGCATGCACCGGTTCGTGGACCCCGCCGACGGCCAGTGCTACCTGTACACCCAGTATGAGCCGGCCGACGCGCGGCGGGTGTTCGCCAACTTTGAACAGCCGGACCTGAAGGCTGCCTACACGTTCCATGTCATGGCCCCAGCAGACTGGCACGTAGCCTCCAACGGTGCGGAGGTGAAGCGCACCCTGCTCACCAGCGACCCGGCCACCGCCTGCTGGGACTTCGCCACCACCTTGCCGATGTCCACCTACATCACCACCGTCCTGGCCGGCCCCTACTTCAAGGCAGAGGAAAGCTGGCAGGCAACGCTCGACGACGGCACCCGCCTCGATGTCCCGCTGGCCCTTTACTGCCGCGCCTCCATGGCCGAATCCTTCGACACGGACCACCTCTTCGAGCTCACCAGGAAGGGGCTGGACTTCTTCAACCGGCTCTTCGACTACCCGTACCCCTGGGGCAAATACGACCAGGCCTTCGTTCCCGAGTACAACCTCGGTGCCATGGAGAACCCTGGCCTGGTCACCTTCACCGAGAGCTACGTCTTCACGTCCCGGGCCACCGACGCCCAGTACCAGGGGCGGGCCAACACCCTGCTGCACGAGATGGCCCACATGTGGTTCGGGGACCTGGTGACCATGCAGTGGTGGGACGATCTGTGGCTCAAGGAATCGTTCGCCGACTACATGGGAACGCTCGGCGTCGACCGGGCCACGGACTGGGACACCGCGTGGGTCAACTTCGCCAACAAGCGCAAGGCCTGGGCCTACGTCCAGGACCAGCTGCCCACCACCCACCCCATCGTGGCGGACATCCCGGACCTCGAGGCGGCCAAGCAGAACTTCGACGGCATCACCTACGCCAAGGGCGCCTCCGTCCTCAAGCAGCTGGTGGCCTATGTAGGTTTTGACGCCTTCATCGCCGGCTCGCGCGAGTACTTCCGGAAGCACGCCTACGGGAACACCTCGCTGGCCGACCTGCTGGCGGCCCTGGATGCTGCCTCAGGCCGTGAGCTGTCCGGCTGGGCCCGGCAGTGGCTGCAGACCTCAGGCATTTCCACGCTGTCTTTGGACTTCGCCGCGGAGGGTGCGCCGGAAGGCGCAGCAGCGGACGACGACGGCGTGCCGGGCAGGGTGGCAATCGTCCAGGAAGCGACGGACCCGGTCACGGGACACGAGGAGCTGCGGCCGCACCGCCTCCGGGTGGGTTCCTACGACTTCGACGCCGAGGGCGCCCTGGTGCGGACCGGCAGCATCGAAACCGACGTGGCCGGCGCCCGCACGGAACTCCCCCAGCTCGCGGGCCAACCGCGGCCTGCGCTCCTCCTGGTCAATGACGACGACCTGACCTACGCCAAGGTGCGGCTGGATCCTGCCTCCGAGGCAGCGGTTCGTTCCTCGCTGGACCGGATTGCCGATCCCATGGCCCGCGCCCTTTGCTGGACGTCGCTGTGGAACTCCGCCCGGGACGGCGAAAGCCCCGCATCGCTGTACGTGGATGCCGTAGCTGCCTTCGCCCCTGCCGAAACGGGCATCGGCGTCCTGCTGAACGTCCTCGACAACGCGACAACCGCCGTCGAACGCTACACCCCCGCTGACGGCCGGGCCAGCGTGCGCTCCGCCTTCCTGGCCGCGGCCGCTGCCGAACTGGACCGTGCCACGCCCGGCTCGGACCAGCAGCTCGCCTGGGCCCGCACCCTGGCCACCCTGAGCCGGCATGACGGGAGCCTGCTCCCCCGCCTCCGGGGCCTGCTGGACGGCAGTGCGCCCGTGGAGGGCCTGGCTGTGGATGCCGAGCTCCGCTGGCACCTGTGGCATGCGCTCGCTGCCAACGGACAGGCCGGCGCAGCAGAACTGGATGCCGAACTGGCCCGGGACACCACCGCTTCGGGCCGGGCAGGGCACGCGACCGCGATGGCATCCCGGCCGGACCCTGCCGTGAAGGCCGCGGCCTGGCACGCATCCGTCGAAGGGACCGAGCTCTCCAACCAGCTCCTGACGGCAACCATCAGTGGCTTCACCACGGCTCCGCCGGCGCTGCTGGAACCCTATGTGGAGCCGTACTTCGATTGCCTTCGGACCGTATGGGATGAACGCAGCATTGAGATTGCCAGCCGGATTGTTCGCGGTCTCTACCCCGCGGCGCAGGATCTGGCGGCGGGCACCCAACCCGAGGAGCATCCGGTGGTACGGCGGACCGATGAGTGGCTGGCTGCCACCCCGGAGGCGCCGCATGCCCTGCGCCGGATCATCATCGAGCAGCGCAGCCACCTGCTGCGCGCACTCACCGCACAGGCCGCCGTCGTTCCCCACCACTCATCGATTGCTCCCTAA
- a CDS encoding YeiH family protein, with product MPVSRSLPEPGRGRFRPLLARLVPGLLTAAAAVAAAFLVHGLLPALPAMTLAVVLGVLAANLPGAAGWTEGRARPGLDFAGKHLMRAGIVLLGLKVSVMDVLGLGWLALLLIVAVVAASFGGTYAISRLFRLPPVTSLLVATGFSICGASAIGAMAAVRRIRHADTVLPVALVTLCGTLAIGVLPLVAHPMGLTAAVFGAWTGASVHDVGQVVATAQTAGTAALAIAVVVKLTRVLLLAPVAAMAGAHHRRGARSIGAADGSTAKMPPVVPLFVVGFVAMVALRSTGWLPAAWLEAGATLQDLLLGGALFGLGSAVRIRSLLHTGGQALLAALASWFLIAALGLGAAFLIAG from the coding sequence GTGCCAGTCAGCAGAAGCCTTCCCGAGCCGGGCCGTGGCCGTTTCCGGCCCCTCCTCGCACGGCTTGTCCCGGGCCTGCTGACCGCGGCAGCCGCCGTCGCTGCCGCCTTCCTGGTGCACGGCCTGCTGCCTGCGCTCCCCGCGATGACCCTGGCCGTGGTGCTGGGGGTGCTCGCCGCCAACCTTCCCGGCGCCGCCGGATGGACCGAAGGGCGCGCACGGCCCGGGCTGGACTTCGCGGGCAAGCACCTGATGCGCGCCGGAATCGTCCTCCTGGGCTTGAAGGTCAGCGTCATGGACGTCCTGGGCCTGGGGTGGCTGGCGCTGCTTCTGATCGTGGCGGTGGTGGCCGCCAGCTTCGGCGGGACGTACGCCATCTCGCGCCTCTTCCGCCTGCCGCCGGTTACCTCGCTCCTGGTGGCCACCGGCTTCTCCATCTGTGGGGCCTCTGCGATTGGGGCCATGGCGGCCGTCCGCCGGATCCGGCACGCCGATACCGTCCTGCCCGTGGCCCTGGTGACCCTCTGCGGAACGCTCGCCATCGGTGTCCTTCCCCTCGTCGCCCATCCCATGGGCCTGACGGCGGCCGTGTTCGGCGCCTGGACCGGTGCTTCCGTGCATGATGTGGGCCAGGTGGTGGCCACCGCCCAAACCGCTGGGACCGCTGCCCTGGCGATCGCCGTCGTCGTCAAACTCACCCGGGTGCTGCTGCTGGCGCCTGTTGCCGCCATGGCGGGCGCGCACCATCGAAGGGGCGCGCGGTCAATCGGCGCCGCAGACGGCAGCACGGCGAAGATGCCGCCGGTGGTGCCGCTGTTCGTAGTGGGTTTCGTCGCCATGGTGGCGCTCCGCTCCACGGGCTGGCTTCCCGCAGCGTGGCTTGAGGCCGGAGCCACCCTGCAGGACCTCCTGCTGGGCGGGGCGCTGTTCGGGCTGGGCTCGGCGGTGCGGATCCGCAGCCTCCTCCACACGGGTGGCCAGGCGCTCCTGGCAGCACTGGCCTCCTGGTTCCTGATTGCCGCGCTGGGCCTTGGGGCCGCGTTCCTTATCGCAGGCTGA
- a CDS encoding circularly permuted type 2 ATP-grasp protein, producing the protein MSDLFQDYSEAAGRTGAYDEMFAPGQQARDSYGQVAEALRKLSLADVSARADSMARTFLDRGVTFDYAGEERPFPLDIVPRVIPAAEWDVLERGVAQRVRALEAFLNDVYDKMTVVSDGVIPRQLVTTSAHFHRQVHGFEPAGGVRVHISGIDVVRDAAGTFRVLEDNVRVPSGVSYVLENRRAMAKGLPEAFGQQLIRPVEEYPRRLLSALRKTAPAGVDDPTVVVLTPGVFNSAYFEHTLLAGLMGVELVEGRDLICRGNRVYMRTTAGEQRVDVIYKRIDDDFLDPLQFRSDSMLGCPGLVNAARAGGVTIANAVGNGVADDKLVYSYVPDLIRYYLSEEPIIANVDTYRLEEKEAREYTLDNLAELVVKPVDGSGGKGLVIGPDASRDELDALRQRIIADPRGWIAQPVLQLSTVPTLGGDKFGPRHVDLRPFAVNDGDNVWVLPGGLTRVALKEGSLIVNSSQGGGSKDTWVLADSPQMPVETVPRQSVTVRERVSVWPVESNWRDRQSEQQQ; encoded by the coding sequence ATGTCAGACCTATTCCAGGATTACTCCGAGGCCGCAGGCCGCACCGGAGCCTACGACGAGATGTTCGCCCCGGGACAGCAGGCCAGGGACTCGTACGGGCAGGTGGCGGAGGCTCTCCGGAAGCTCTCCCTGGCGGACGTCAGCGCACGCGCCGACTCCATGGCCCGCACCTTCCTGGACCGCGGTGTCACGTTCGACTACGCGGGTGAGGAACGGCCCTTTCCCCTCGATATCGTCCCGCGGGTCATCCCGGCTGCCGAGTGGGATGTCCTGGAACGGGGCGTCGCCCAGCGGGTACGCGCCCTGGAAGCCTTCCTGAACGACGTCTACGACAAGATGACCGTGGTGTCCGATGGCGTGATCCCGCGTCAGCTGGTGACCACCAGCGCACACTTCCACCGGCAGGTCCACGGTTTCGAGCCCGCGGGCGGCGTCCGGGTGCATATCTCCGGCATCGACGTCGTCCGCGACGCCGCGGGTACCTTCCGGGTCCTTGAAGACAACGTCCGGGTGCCCTCCGGCGTCAGCTACGTGCTGGAGAACCGGCGCGCCATGGCCAAGGGCCTGCCCGAAGCCTTCGGGCAGCAGCTGATCCGCCCGGTGGAGGAATACCCCCGCCGGCTGCTCTCGGCCCTGCGCAAAACCGCGCCGGCCGGCGTTGACGATCCCACCGTCGTCGTCCTCACCCCCGGCGTCTTCAACAGCGCCTACTTTGAGCACACCCTCCTGGCCGGCCTCATGGGCGTGGAACTTGTGGAGGGCCGCGACCTGATCTGCCGCGGAAACCGCGTGTACATGCGGACTACGGCCGGCGAGCAGCGGGTGGACGTGATCTACAAGCGGATCGACGACGACTTCCTGGACCCGTTGCAGTTCCGCTCCGACTCCATGCTCGGCTGCCCCGGCCTGGTCAACGCCGCCCGCGCCGGCGGCGTCACCATCGCCAACGCGGTGGGCAATGGCGTTGCCGACGACAAACTGGTTTACAGTTACGTGCCTGACCTGATCCGCTACTACCTCAGCGAGGAGCCCATCATCGCCAACGTGGACACCTACCGCCTCGAGGAGAAGGAAGCCCGGGAGTACACCCTGGACAACCTCGCGGAACTGGTGGTCAAGCCCGTGGACGGTTCCGGCGGAAAGGGCCTGGTCATCGGCCCCGACGCGTCCCGGGACGAACTGGACGCACTCCGCCAGCGGATCATTGCCGACCCCCGCGGCTGGATTGCCCAGCCGGTGTTGCAGCTTTCCACGGTTCCCACCCTGGGCGGCGACAAGTTCGGCCCCCGGCACGTGGACCTTCGCCCCTTCGCGGTGAACGACGGCGACAACGTCTGGGTGCTCCCCGGCGGCCTGACCCGCGTGGCTTTGAAGGAGGGCTCCCTGATCGTCAATTCCAGCCAGGGCGGCGGGTCAAAGGACACGTGGGTCCTGGCCGACTCACCCCAGATGCCAGTGGAAACCGTTCCCCGGCAGTCCGTCACGGTCCGCGAACGGGTCTCCGTCTGGCCGGTCGAGAGCAACTGGCGCGACCGCCAGTCGGAGCAGCAGCAGTGA